The sequence tcctataaatttttttatcctaAATAAATTGAAGAAATCTTACTCTTActcttgaaaataaataaatgaataaaatctAGACTATACGTTATATATGAAGCCTACCTCATTTATTCAAtcctgttttttattttttgtttttttatttttttatttttttatttttttatttttttattttttttagatatatcaatgacaaaaattatattcGAGTGTAGCTAGGCTTATCATAAGGCACTGAGCCTGACTTgtttgtttttgagtttttttttttttttttttttaaatgtgaagttCAAAACACTAATCCCTATTTCATGTACTGCATATGCATATACAATACATGTTTGCACATTCATATGACTACGTACACATATCTATTTGATCATAACCGAAAGTTGTGTATGGTATAATTTGCAGTTTGAGGAGTACAAGAAGATGATATATTTGGATGCTGATATTCAAGTGTTTGAAAACATAGACCACCTGTTTGACACACCAGACGGCTACTTCTATGCCACCATGGACTGTTTTTGCGAGAAGACATGGAGCCATTCACTGCAATTCAAAGTTGGGTACTGCCAACAGTGCCCTGATAGGGTGCCATGGCCTATTGACATGGGTTCTCCACCTCCCTTGTACTTTAATGCTGGCATGTTCGTTTTTAACCCTAGCCGTTCGACTTTTGACAAGCTTCTTGAGGTCCTCTATGCCACTCCGGTTACACCCTTCGCAGAGCAAgtaagttcttatttttatAGTAATAATCATTAATTGGTTTTCCAATTTGTTGGTTTTCATGTTGTATATGGATTTTCtaaacttattatatatatggtaaAATTTATGATATCTTTCATATTACTCATTTAACAATCGATTTTTTCATAGCTTGTTAAAGTATTAAGTGTATCTTTTGAAGTTTCATTAAAGTAGTTAGTTGTGATTTAAGCAATATCAGTTTTACATAAGCTTATCACAaacatattttttgttattcaaCAATCACAATAAATTAGGTTAatagtctttaaaaaaaattgttataaaaatagttTCTCACCATGGATCATCTTGTAGCTTTCATGCTCTAGGAAGAATATGATGGCAACTATAGGGGTGTGAATCATGTGGTGcattttattatgattttttttttttttgcttgcagatgcattttattttcataacaGTAGCAGTGACTTCAATTGCACTATTTGATATTAATATCACAATTATCATTACTATCACTATCAATTTGGAAAAAGAATCAAGGAAAAGTGAAAAGCTAGCAAGATATGGTACGGTACTTATGTATATTATTTACTGCTCCAAATATTGGgtaaagaaatattattaaaagtcttgTTGTGTACACACATGACAGGATTTCCTGAATATGTTCTTTGAGAAAGTGTACAAGCCCCTCCCTCTGGTATTCAACCTTGTTCTTGCTATGTTATGGCGCCATCCTGAGAACATAGACGTTAATAAAGTCAAGGTGGCTCACTACTGTGCTGCTGTAAGTACtctttttcattcataattTGTGAAATCTAATATCACACATAAgatagaatttaaaataaaataaaacatgtgcATGTATAAGATAAatgatatttgatattttttgttaacCTTCTCCATTATGTTTCACGTAAAATAGGGATCAAAACCATGGAGGTACACTGGCAAGGAAGCTAACATGGACAGGGAGGACATCAAGATGTTGGTGAAAAAATGGTGGGATATTTTTAACGATGAATCCCTTGATTTCAAGGGTGAAAACCCAGTTTCAGAGGAAGAGACATTCTCAAAGTCATCCATTATGGCTTCCATGCCTGAGCCCACCATTTCCTATATTCCTGCTCCCACTGCTGCTTGAGTGTTAactaataaaaagagagaactGTTGGAAGTTAGTGTAATCCCatcttttctttcacttttttttttttttggtcttccctattttatactttttctaGGCTACTTGGCCTTTCTTTGTTGTGAGAGTTCACATAAAATACATATATGAAGCTACTTAATATATGTGACCTTATTAATATCATAAGAAGTATCTCTACTTctagttgaaacttgaaagaatGTATAACTTTTGTCTTGATTGTATATCAAGAACTTTTATTAAGAGTCTTTCATGTATTACATGTATATTCTGAATGTGATGTATATGCaagcatctctctctctccctttccaactttattattcttttctttaattctagAACATAGTGTTTGTAATGACATGGTCACACTTGCTTTGGATATCATCCGGTTATTACATAAGTACAATTGTCGGCAAATCTAATATCGCATCTTATCTGTGCTTTATTCTCATTCCAAAAGttaaatgtattaaaataattattaaattcattcCGCTTAAGAACTTTTTTGAATTGAGGGGGAGAGTAAACGAGAGTCAAATGTGATCAAtcattattaagaaaaatttgcaCATGTATGAGTTGATCATTTGATAAACAAGTGATTCTAAGATTATTGAAGATAGAGGTTTAGCTATATACACTTGAAATGGGTGAAAAAAGTCCATTTTCATTAGTAACTTAATTAGTTTTAAACCTGATAGGGAATATTTTCACCATCTCAAAATTTGTCTCACACCCTATAGTTGTCAAGGACTAAAATATCATCAGACTCAATAGCATCGCCAATCACTCAAGGAAGTATCAGGCCTCCCACGTGTCTGGTGATGCCAATGGCAACGGTCAAACCTTTACCCGTCTAGTACTTCATGTGTCTAACAAATCTCCCTTAACTAACAATCCTTCATACTTAGCTCCTCGCCATTTTCATGTCCTCCACTCAAGTATCTTCACATGAAAAGAACTTGCACATCAAGCCCAAAGATCCTTCTACATATTCGTATCTTCTAAACATGGAAAGTTAAGCACAAGGATCTCAGATCATTAACTTCATACTCTCCCCATAAGAAAAGAGTTTATATTCACAGGATCTTAATTAGTTCTATATCACTATATAAGCATTGTGCCCCTCTTCTCCAAGGTATGTAAA comes from Castanea sativa cultivar Marrone di Chiusa Pesio chromosome 3, ASM4071231v1 and encodes:
- the LOC142628265 gene encoding galactinol synthase 1-like; the encoded protein is MAPEVPVDVFKGTNKVSTTFNNGYSKGAFITFLAGNGDYVKGVVGLAKGLRKVKSAYPLVVAMLPDVPEEHREILRSQGCILREIEPIYPPENEVQFAMAYYVINYSKLRIWNFEEYKKMIYLDADIQVFENIDHLFDTPDGYFYATMDCFCEKTWSHSLQFKVGYCQQCPDRVPWPIDMGSPPPLYFNAGMFVFNPSRSTFDKLLEVLYATPVTPFAEQDFLNMFFEKVYKPLPLVFNLVLAMLWRHPENIDVNKVKVAHYCAAGSKPWRYTGKEANMDREDIKMLVKKWWDIFNDESLDFKGENPVSEEETFSKSSIMASMPEPTISYIPAPTAA